In Ipomoea triloba cultivar NCNSP0323 chromosome 7, ASM357664v1, a single genomic region encodes these proteins:
- the LOC116024748 gene encoding putative receptor-like protein kinase At3g47110, translating into MQNCKPNHNRVVEIEVTKMKQEKSILLSCYFSSPPALRTLLHLLFCLSCLILPTFTVSTIPLSNETDRIALLDFKHHISYDPHGVLVNSWNDSVHHCDWPGVRCGRRHRRVVALELPGKGLVGTISPHIGNLTFLGGFDLSANGIHGGIPSEIGRLFRLRYLNLSINALTGELAAVNLSSCLQLRVVNFYQNGLHGKLPVNLVYLQELLLLNLGDNQLTGEIPPAFGNFSSFRVLALLYNHLEGSIPHEIAKVWGLKALSLAANNLSGSLPSAFFNKTSITYFSVTANSLQGTIPSDIGDTMPNLKDFFFGANKFHGTIPVSFPNASKLQNLELSQNHFVGKVPGNLGMLKDLQRLNLELNLLGGNDPLTDLDFIASLSNCSNLNVFSIHRNRFEGKLPDTIANLSSNLSLLFLGWNKLSGPIPVGIKNLVGLTGLHFGGNFLSGVIPGEIGELQKLQKLYLGTNQFSGKIPPSLFNLTSLFSLYMDNNNLDGNIPSSVGNFWNLNELVLSSNRLTGTIPQQVFDLPSLSKYLDLSSNSFTGLLSPAIGKLKTLNVLDVPGNKLSGKIPEAIGDCLSLEYLDLHANLFQGKIPPSLVSLKNIKYLDLSNNKLNGEIPRDLQKLPLLQYLNLSFNDLEGEVPTSGIFAKANNVSLVGNKKLCGGVPELKLPPCLVKKRKHRKHIKLMVLIFTCVGVALVFASFLSLHLRKDKREKSTKLCKVEKLSMITYCDLHQAIGGFSDINLIGTGSFGSVFKGRFEQGEEQLVAIKVFDLLKNGASRSFFTECNVLKNIRHRNLVPILTSCSSCDASGNEFKALVYEFMENGDLDTWLHPHSCDGGTRFLSVVQRLNIAIDVASALHYLHDDCESTVIHCDLKPSNILLDKNLVAHVGDFGISRLYSQIVENSSREQTFSIGLKGSIGYVPPEYGMGAHASTLGDVYSFGILLLEMFTAKRPVDDLFNDGCSCLYDYVEIALSKQVMEIVDPLLLACLESQHGTKPDEEVSSQGNLVGMEENKMHNFFISIFKIGLTCASRSPMDRMYMNDVTRELHKIKRTFCV; encoded by the exons ATGCAAAATTGCAAACCCAATCATAATCGAGTTGTAGAGATTGAGGTGACGAAGATGAAGCAAGAGAAATCCATATTACTCTCTTGTTATTTTTCATCACCACCTGCACTTCGcactcttcttcatcttttgtttTGTCTATCATGTCTTATCCTTCCCACTTTCACTGTATCGACAATTCCACTCTCAAATGAAACCGATAGAATTGCCCTTTTAGATTTTAAACACCACATTTCTTATGATCCACATGGAGTGTTAGTTAATTCGTGGAATGATTCCGTGCATCACTGTGATTGGCCCGGAGTGAGATGCGGTCGTCGACACCGACGAGTTGTGGCTTTGGAGCTTCCTGGGAAGGGCTTGGTTGGCACCATATCTCCTCATATTGGAAATCTCACATTCCTCGGGGGGTTTGATCTTAGCGCTAATGGAATTCACGGTGGAATTCCCAGCGAAATTGGCCGTTTGTTTCGACTAAGATACCTCAACTTGTCTATCAATGCACTCACCGGAGAATTAGCTGCCGTCAACCTGAGTAGCTGTTTACAACTCAGGGTTGTCAACTTTTATCAAAATGGCCTCCATGGGAAGCTTCCTGTAAACCTTGTTTATTTGCAG GAGTTACTGTTACTCAATCTGGGTGATAACCAGTTGACCGGTGAAATCCCTCCAGCTTTTGGGAATTTTTCATCGTTTAGAGTTTTGGCCTTGTTGTACAATCATTTGGAGGGGAGTATTCCTCATGAGATTGCAAAAGTTTGGGGTTTAAAAGCGCTTTCACTTGCTGCAAACAATCTGTCTGGTAGTCTTCCTTCTGCTTTCTTCAATAAGActtcaattacatatttttcaGTGACAGCAAACTCACTTCAAGGAACCATTCCTAGCGACATAGGAGACACCATGCCAAACTTGAAAGATTTCTTTTTCGGTGCCAACAAATTCCATGGAACCATCCCTGTTTCATTCCCCAATGCCTCTAAGCTTCAAAATCTCGAGTTATCACAAAACCATTTTGTAGGCAAGGTTCCTGGTAATCTTGGAATGTTGAAAGATCTTCAGCGTTTGAACCTTGAGCTCAATTTGCTTGGTGGCAATGATCCCCTCACTGACTTGGATTTTATAGCCTCTTTGTCAAATTGTAGCAATTTGAATGTATTTTCAATTCATAGAAATAGATTTGAAGGTAAATTGCCAGACACTATAGCTAACCTCTCATCCAACCTCTCTTTATTATTTCTAGGATGGAATAAGTTATCTGGACCGATACCAGTAGGAATAAAAAATCTAGTTGGCTTGACGGGTTTACATTTTGGAGGTAACTTTTTGTCGGGTGTTATTCCTGGTGAGATAGGTGAGTTGCAAAAACTACAAAAACTGTATTTAGGTACAAAccaattttctggaaaaataCCACCATCACTTTTTAACCTCACTTCtctattttcactatatatggaTAACAACAATTTAGATGGCAATATACCTTCGAGTGTGGGAAACTTTTGGAATTTGAATGAACTGGTCTTGTCGAGTAACAGACTTACTGGCACCATTCCTCAACAAGTTTTTGACTTGCCTTCTTTGTCTAAGTACCTTGACCTCTCTAGTAATTCATTCACGGGCCTTTTATCTCCTGCCATAGGCAAATTGAAAACACTAAATGTGTTAGACGTCCCTGGAAACAAATTATCAGGAAAAATTCCAGAAGCAATTGGGGATTGTTTAAGCTTGGAATATCTTGATTTGCATGCTAATCTCTTTCAAGGAAAAATCCCACCTTCTTTGGTTTCCTTGAAAAACATTAAGTATTTGGATCTCTCAAACAACAAGTTGAATGGAGAAATACCGAGAGATCTCCAAAAGCTCCCTCTCTTGCAATACTTAAACCTTTCTTTCAATGATCTAGAAGGTGAGGTGCCAACAAGTGGAATTTTTGCCAAGGCAAACAATGTATCATTGGTTGGAAACAAAAAACTTTGTGGTGGTGTACCTGAACTAAAGCTACCTCCATGTCTtgtgaagaaaagaaaacatagAAAGCATATAAAACTTATGGTTCTTATCTTCACATGTGTTGGTGTGGCTCTAGTCTTTGCATCCTTTCTATCATTGCACTTGAGGAAGGACAAAAGGGAGAAATCTACTAAGCTATGCAAAGTTGAAAAGCTATCTATGATCACTTATTGTGATTTGCACCAGGCCATTGGTGGCTTCTCTGACATAAATTTGATTGGTACTGGTAGTTTTGGGTCTGTTTTCAAAGGAAGATTTGAGCAAGGTGAAGAACAATTAGTTGCAATAAAGGTGTTTGACCTCCTAAAGAATGGCGCTTCAAGGAGTTTTTTTACAGAATGTAATGTGTTAAAGAACATACGGCATCGCAATCTTGTTCCAATTTTGACATCTTGCTCAAGTTGTGATGCTTCGGGCAATGAGTTCAAAGCTCTAGTTTATGAGTTTATGGAAAATGGGGATCTTGATACATGGTTACATCCACATTCTTGTGATGGGGGTACACGTTTTTTGAGTGTTGTTCAGAGGCTAAACATTGCAATTGATGTTGCTTCAGCATTGCATTATCTCCATGATGATTGTGAATCAACAGTTATTCATTGTGATCTAAAACCAAGTAATATTCTTCTGGACAAAAACTTAGTTGCTCACGTTGGAGATTTTGGGATATCAAGACTTTATTCACAAATAGTTGAAAATTCATCTAGAGAGCAGACTTTTTCAATTGGATTAAAGGGATCCATTGGCTATGTTCCACCAG aATATGGAATGGGAGCACATGCATCAACTTTAGGAGATGTATATAGCTTTGGAATTCTTTTACTGGAAATGTTCACCGCAAAGAGACCCGTGGATGATTTATTTAATGACGGTTGTAGTTGTCTCTATGATTACGTTGAGATAGCACTGTCAAAACAAGTGATGGAGATAGTAGACCCATTGCTTTTAGCCTGCCTAGAAAGCCAGCATGGAACAAAACCAGATGAAGAGGTGAGCAGTCAAGGCAATTTGGTGGGGATGGAAGAGAACAAGATGCAcaatttcttcatctctatCTTCAAAATTGGACTCACTTGTGCTTCAAGATCACCAATGGACCGCATGTATATGAATGATGTGACCAGGGAATTACACAAGATTAAAAGGACCTTCTGTGTATAA